The genomic interval AATCGATCTACGATTCCCTGGTTGAAGCAACCTTAATCAATGGCTCAACAATGATCATTATAGGTTTATCTATCTCTTTTGCTTATTTGATGACTTTGGAGCAGATACCCAATGCAGTGGCCAGCTTTATTACAGGTATCTCTGAAAACCCGATAGTTATTTTACTGATTATTAATATTTTTCTTCTGTTTGTGGGAGCATTTATTGATACCATTTCGGCTTTGGTGGTTTTAACCCCGATTTTATTACCGGTGGTTACAGCAGTTGGTATTGACCCCTTTCATTTTGGAGTGATCTTGGTCACCAACTTGGCGATTGGTTTTATTACGCCTCCTTTGGGGGTTAACCTGTTTGTGGCTTCCAGTATAGGTGGAACAAGAATTGAAACCATTGCTAAGGCCATTGTTCCCATCTTTTTGATGCTTGTCATTTCATTATTAGTGATTACGTATGTGCCTCCACTTTCAACATTTTTACCTCAACATTTCCTTGGGAGGTAGTGAACCGTGATAATTAGCACCACAGATGAAGTGTTAGATCATCATTTGCAAAGAATAAAAGATCATGTGGGTCAGGACGTTTTTGTGTACCGTTCCATCGAAGATGTTCCAGCTGATGTACAGGACCAAACGGAAATCCTGTTAACATTCGGCAATGATCTTACCACGGAGCGGGTCAAGAACTTTCCTCGTTTACAATGGATTCAAATGTTTAGTGCGGGTTTGGAAGATTTACCTTTTTCCTCACTAAAACAAAGAGAGATATTAGTCACTAATGCTAAGGGGATCCATACGGTTTCCATGAGTGAGTATGTCATTGGCGCTATGCTTTATTATGAAAAACATTTTGACCGCTTTTTGCGTTTGAAACAAGACAAGGTTTGGGACAGAGAAACGTTGGTTGGAGAATTGGACGGCCGTTCTGTCCTCATTTATGGCACCGGAACAATTGGTTCCAAAATTGCCGAAAAAGCCAAGGTGTTTGGTATGACTGTTCATGGAGTTAACACTCGGGGAGCTTTGACGGCACCTTTTGAGCGTGTATACACAATGGAGGAGGCCCAATCAATCGTGGGGCACTATGAGTATGTGGTGCTTGTATTACCCTCAACGCCGCAAACCAAAGGCATTATATCTCGGTCATACCTGAACCAATTAAACTCTGAAGCCGTCCTGATCAATGTGGGTAGGGGGGACGTAGTTGATGAGGATGCTTTATGTGATTTATTACAGGCGGGGAGAATCAGGGGGGCCGTGCTTGATGTGTTTCAAAAGGAACCACTCCCGACAAACAGTCGGTTGTGGGAGTTAGACAATGTCCTCATCACACCGCATATGTCGGCCAAATCATACCGGTATATCGACCGTTGCATTGATATCTTCATTAAAAACTATCAATGTTACCGGGAGGGACACATTGAACGCATGATCAACAAGGTAGATCTCACACGATATTACTAGCGAGGAGGCTCAATATGTATGAGAAGATAAAAGGACTCTCTCTGGCAGAACAAGTGGAGGTCTTAACGCGTACTTTGGTTACTCATGCAAGTATTAACGGAACCGAAGGTGAAACCAGGATTGCCGATGAGATCAAAAAATGGCTGCTTTCCTTTCCTTATTTCAAGGCACATCCCGAACTGGTTTGGGAACAGGTCTTGCCTCATGACCCCTTAGGGCGCAAAAATATCTTTGCCCTAGTTAAAGGCAAACCTGGACTCAATCAAACGGTTATTTATCACAGTCATCTGGACACGGTGGGCATTGAAGATTTTGGTGCCCTTAAAGATCACGCTTTTGATCCGGATTACTTAGAAACATTTTTTAAGGCTTATTCAGCAGATCCGCGTGTGCAACAGGATGCCCTATCCGGTGATTACTTATTTGGCCGCGGTTCAGTTGATATGAAGAGTGGAATTGCTGTTCACCTGGCCAATATCCTGCGTTTCTCCCAAAATCCGGAGGAACTGAATGGAAATCTATTATTGATGATCAACCCGGTGGAGGAAAACCAGCATACTGGTATCATTGAGGCCATTAAAGAATTAAAAAGGCTAAAAGAGGAAGAGGGGCTCTCGTTTGTCTTGGCCATCAACAATGATTTTACCAGTTCGTTATATGACCAAGATCCCCATTATTATATCTATACCGGGGCTGTTGGTAAACTTTTGCCTTGTTTTTATATTTCCGGAAGGGAAGCCCACGTGGGAGAAACGTTAACCGGGGTAGACCCCACCTTGATTGCTTCTGAGATAAACCGTCGGATCAACAATAATATGGATTTGGCTGAAGAGATTGAAGGAGAACTGATCTTGCCCCCGTCCTGCCTATATCTGCGCGACCAAAAAGATTTCTATAATGTCCAAACGGCAGGAAGAGCTTACCTTTATTTTAATTTGTTTTTATATCGCTCCACTCCTGAAACTGTGCTAAATAAACTCAAATTACTGGCGGTAAGAGCTTGCCAAGAGACCACCCAATATTTGCAAAACCAATATCAGGCTTTTATCAAACGGACAGGATATCTCCACTCCCGTCTGTCTTGGGACATCAAGGTATATACCTATGAAGAATATGTCCGGTATTTAAAAGAAAAAGGGATTGAGGCAGACAAGATTGCCAAACAAGTCGTGAAGGAAAACAAACAAATGGAGTCCCGCCAATTGTGTTTTAAAATTATGGAAGCTTTAGAACAAAAAGAGCCTGATCGTCATCCCAAGGTGATTTTATTTTTTGCGCCACCTTATTGTCCGCATAACTACCTGGATGAGTCGGTGGATCAAGACAGAAGAAAATTGGAAGTTTTGCAACAGGTGGCTAAAAAAGTTGGAGAAGAATGCAAACTATCATTTATGATTAAACATTTTTTCCCTTATCTATCAGACAGCAGTTATCTATCTTTACATGAAACAGATGAAGAATTGCAGGCCTTGGTCCATAATTTTCCACAGTGGGAGGACATCTATCCTTTGCCATTCCAAGACATGCGGAAGCTCGATATTCCTTCCATTAATATGGGTGTTTATGGACACGATGCGCACCAGTGGACCGAACGGGTGTATAAGCCCTATTCGTTTTCGGTTTTGCCTCAATTAATTAAAGAGACCACACTAGCCATTTTAAACTTGAATGAAACGGGAAAGGAGCATCAGAATGACACAAACCAAATTAACACTGTATGACCGGGCATTAAAGGTCCTTCCTCCAGCTGCAATGAGAGCGACCACCCTGGGGATTGTTGAGGCTCAAGGCAGTTATGTCATTGATGAAGAAGGCAAGCGTTATTTAGATTTTGCCAGCGGTGTCGGTGTGACCAACGTGGGTCATAACCATCCGCGTGTCGTGGAAGCGGCCAAGCAGCAAATGGAAAAAATGATCCATGTCGGACATAATGTGGCTTATTATCCCTCATACTTAGAGCTTGCTGAAAAATTGAGTCATTTAAATGGTGGCGAGCACATGGTTTACTTTAGTAACAGCGGCGCAGAAGCCAATGAAGGTGCCATTAAATTAGCGAAAAAAGTAACCAAACGGCCGGCAGTAATTTCGTTTAAACGGGGTTTCCACGGACGGACATTGGGGACTACCACTTTGACGGCCTCTAGTGCTGCTTACCGTGAGGATTACGAAGGTTTGTTACCCAGTGTGTATCATGCTGAATTTCCTTACCCGTTCCGCAGTGGACTGTCGGAAGAGGAGGAGTGCGCCCGTTGTCTGAAACAGCTGCAGGAACTTTTTCAGTTGCAAGTTTCTCCACAAAGTGTAGCAGCCATCTTGGTGGAACCCGTACAGGGAGAAGGGGGATACATTGTCCCGCCATCCCGTTTCCTTCAAGAGCTGCGGCAGATATGTGACAAGCATGGGATTCTGCTGATCTTCGATGAGATTCAAACAGGTTTTGGGCGGACGGGAAAAATGTTTGCCTATGAATATTTTGGGGTTCAACCCGATATTTTAGTTTTAGCCAAAGGAATAGCATCCGGTTTTCCTTTGAGTGCCATTGTCGCCCGCCGGGAGCTGATGGAACAATGGCCAGCTGGTACACATGGTGGAACGTACGGAGGGAATCCGGTGGCGTGTGCGGCAGCCTTGGCTACCATTAGCGTCCTTGAAGAGGAGGGACTGGCCAATGCCCAGCAGATGGGCCGCTATTTTAAATCCGGCTTGGCCACATTACAGGAGAAGTTTAAAGGCATTGGTGAGGTCCGCGGACTAGGCCTGATGCTGGCTATGGAATTAGTGGATGATAATGGCCAGCCGGATAGCCAAACAGTGGATGCCTTAAGGCGTTATGCTTTGGAACAAGGCTTGATTTTGCTCACTTGCGGCACGGATAAAAACGTGATTCGCTTTATACCGCCAACAACCGTCACCCGGGAGGAAGTGGATCAAGCATTGCAAATTATAAACGAAGGCTTTCAACAACTTCAGTCATAAGGAGAGATCAGTATGTTGTATATCAATGGAGAGTGGATTAAAACTGGCTCAAAGGGGACCCTGCCGGTGACAAATCCAGCCACAGGGGAAAAAATTGAAACGGTGGCCTATGCCGGACAGGAGGAAACACGAAAGGCCATTACGGCAGCGGAACAAGCCTTTGAGTATTGGAAAAAGCGAACGGCCAAGGAAAGAAGCGCTTATTTATATCAAGCGGCCCACTATTTGCGCCAAAGAGTGGATGAATTAGCCGAAACGATTACACGTGAGATGGGTAAGCCTGTCCGGGAGGCGAAAGGTGAAACATTGCTGGCCATCGATTATCTGGAATGGTATGCCGAAGAGGCCAAGCGCATATATGGGGACACCATTCCGGCTTCCCATGCTGACAAACGGATTTTAGTTATTAAGGAACCGGTGGGTGTCACAGCAGCCGTCACACCCTGGAACTTTCCCATCGCCATGATTACACGCAAAATTGCGCCTGCCATGGCAGCGGGCTGCACCGTCGTTTTAAAGCCAGCCTCGGCCACTCCGTTATCAGCTATCAATGTCTTTAAAGCTTTTGATGAAGTGGGGCTGCCTCCTGGTGTGGCCAATCTGATTATTGGGACAGCGTCGGAGGTCGTGGGCGAAATGACAG from Caldalkalibacillus thermarum carries:
- a CDS encoding D-2-hydroxyacid dehydrogenase, producing the protein MIISTTDEVLDHHLQRIKDHVGQDVFVYRSIEDVPADVQDQTEILLTFGNDLTTERVKNFPRLQWIQMFSAGLEDLPFSSLKQREILVTNAKGIHTVSMSEYVIGAMLYYEKHFDRFLRLKQDKVWDRETLVGELDGRSVLIYGTGTIGSKIAEKAKVFGMTVHGVNTRGALTAPFERVYTMEEAQSIVGHYEYVVLVLPSTPQTKGIISRSYLNQLNSEAVLINVGRGDVVDEDALCDLLQAGRIRGAVLDVFQKEPLPTNSRLWELDNVLITPHMSAKSYRYIDRCIDIFIKNYQCYREGHIERMINKVDLTRYY
- a CDS encoding M20/M25/M40 family metallo-hydrolase, which gives rise to MYEKIKGLSLAEQVEVLTRTLVTHASINGTEGETRIADEIKKWLLSFPYFKAHPELVWEQVLPHDPLGRKNIFALVKGKPGLNQTVIYHSHLDTVGIEDFGALKDHAFDPDYLETFFKAYSADPRVQQDALSGDYLFGRGSVDMKSGIAVHLANILRFSQNPEELNGNLLLMINPVEENQHTGIIEAIKELKRLKEEEGLSFVLAINNDFTSSLYDQDPHYYIYTGAVGKLLPCFYISGREAHVGETLTGVDPTLIASEINRRINNNMDLAEEIEGELILPPSCLYLRDQKDFYNVQTAGRAYLYFNLFLYRSTPETVLNKLKLLAVRACQETTQYLQNQYQAFIKRTGYLHSRLSWDIKVYTYEEYVRYLKEKGIEADKIAKQVVKENKQMESRQLCFKIMEALEQKEPDRHPKVILFFAPPYCPHNYLDESVDQDRRKLEVLQQVAKKVGEECKLSFMIKHFFPYLSDSSYLSLHETDEELQALVHNFPQWEDIYPLPFQDMRKLDIPSINMGVYGHDAHQWTERVYKPYSFSVLPQLIKETTLAILNLNETGKEHQNDTNQINTV
- a CDS encoding aspartate aminotransferase family protein, which produces MTQTKLTLYDRALKVLPPAAMRATTLGIVEAQGSYVIDEEGKRYLDFASGVGVTNVGHNHPRVVEAAKQQMEKMIHVGHNVAYYPSYLELAEKLSHLNGGEHMVYFSNSGAEANEGAIKLAKKVTKRPAVISFKRGFHGRTLGTTTLTASSAAYREDYEGLLPSVYHAEFPYPFRSGLSEEEECARCLKQLQELFQLQVSPQSVAAILVEPVQGEGGYIVPPSRFLQELRQICDKHGILLIFDEIQTGFGRTGKMFAYEYFGVQPDILVLAKGIASGFPLSAIVARRELMEQWPAGTHGGTYGGNPVACAAALATISVLEEEGLANAQQMGRYFKSGLATLQEKFKGIGEVRGLGLMLAMELVDDNGQPDSQTVDALRRYALEQGLILLTCGTDKNVIRFIPPTTVTREEVDQALQIINEGFQQLQS